Proteins co-encoded in one Papaver somniferum cultivar HN1 chromosome 5, ASM357369v1, whole genome shotgun sequence genomic window:
- the LOC113278013 gene encoding uncharacterized protein LOC113278013, with protein MLSLSEMAFGVSRVDQLVPKIPFVSKPVVMEVPGGLTFSKDGGSKVNLQDPEVQRGGTIGLTSKDGLAGVDDGGSHGLKLKDGEVLHDSKHENVEIMNGAPSLKRSHEIKANYKTGQVTKDVGTEANVGAPIDADANNRKPTKDAPAMKKSDDGNYK; from the exons ATGCTGTCTCTTTCCG AGATGGCTTTTGGGGTTTCAAGGGTCGATCAACTGGTACCAAAGATACCTTTCGTGTCGAAGCCAGTCGTCATGGAGGTCCCAGGAGGATTAACCTTCTCCAAGGATGGAGGATCAAAAGTAAACTTACAAGATCCCGAGGTCCAAAGGGGTGGGACTATAGGGCTAACGTCAAAGGATGGGTTAGCAGGTGTGGATGATGGTGGGAGTCACGGCCTAAAATTAAAAGACGGTGAGGTTTTACACGATTCGAAACATGAAAATGTGGAAATTATGAATGGTGCGCCGTCTTTGAAACGAAGTCATGAAATTAAGGCAAACTACAAGACAGGCCAGGTGACCAAGGATGTCGGAACTGAAGCCAATGTAGGAGCCCCTATTGATGCGGATGCAAATAACCGAAAGCCAACTAAGGATGCACCCGCCATGAAAAAGAGTGATGATGGAAACTACAAATAG